In Cercospora beticola chromosome 3, complete sequence, the following proteins share a genomic window:
- a CDS encoding uncharacterized protein (antiSMASH:Cluster_6) has protein sequence MPPISKKVHINVDLGEGYGNFKAGPDDELIPLIDHANVACGFHAGDPLIMSETVAKCKEHNILVGAHPGLPDIQGFGRREIKMSPEELTAMTRYQVGALQAFLTAADVPLNHVKPHGVLYGMMYRDKEICRAVYAGVPPGTRVFGLAGTFHEEVAKEMGLPFTAELYGDVKYSSDGKLVIDRKKKPWTSEDVHKHVSSQVENSSVTAVTGEEVQLPVGDHDVSLCCHSDSPGALEIVKAARKIVDDFNKRMKYT, from the exons ATGCCGCCCATCTCAAAGAAAGTCCACATCAACGTCGATCTAGGCGAAGGCTACGGAAATTTCAAAGCAGGTCCTGATGATGAACTCATCCCACTCATCGATCATGCCAATGTCGCTTGTGGC TTCCACGCCGGCGACCCGCTGATTATGTCCGAAACGGTAGCAAAATGCAAAGAACACAACATCCTCGTCGGCGCTCATCCCGGCCTTCCAGATAT TCAAGGCTTCGGCCGCCGCGAAATCAAAATGTCCCCCGAAGAACTAACAGCCATGACCCGCTATCAAGTCGGCGCTCTCCAAGCCTTCCTCACTGCCGCAGACGTTCCGCTCAACCACGTCAAACCCCACGGCGTCTTATACGGCATGATGTACCGCGACAAAGAAATCTGTCGTGCAGTATATGCTGGCGTACCACCCGGAACCCGCGTCTTCGGACTCGCAGGAACTTTCCATGAAGAAGTTGCGAAAGAAATGGGATTGCCGTTTACAGCGGAGTT ATACGGCGATGTGAAATACTCTTCAGATGGAAAACTCGTCATCGATCGCAAGAAAAAACCTTGGACATCTGAAGATGTGCACAAACATGTCTCGAGCCAAGTTGAAAATAGTTCCGTGACAGCAGTCACAGGTGAAGAAGTCCAATTACCAGTCGGAGACCACGATGTCTCGTTATGCTGTCACAGTGACAGTCCTGGAGCATTAGAGATCGTCAAAGCCGCAAGAAAGATTGTGGATGACTTCAACAAGAGGATGAAGTATACGTAG
- a CDS encoding uncharacterized protein (antiSMASH:Cluster_6) yields the protein MADLSELFSRLKQQQSSDAPTSSQPPPAALWAQPAYEPPSVSSPLVSPPTHTPNPHHASNIISPINPSSNAGTPNQDPNRTNNLLNLLKFQGQSGQQQQPQPQSGAMAGLTNVQSNRHTSIQIPATQPREGASSRNARPLSAADVVANLQRSSSSSAVPQRNLSGLDDELRSKSSGNPQDLLLNLLKGPKAPTPAPVARSESQNSRTLKQQPDIDDLSKQFGQASVGSTGSQATRESTARQFGSPAAGKTPFEGPAANKASMFNYVNPFDQLHTSSPLNRNRTPQPAEQANVPKKIEILKHDRSASAQNVEQSQPKSKSRKIDDDASSASTKSISKENVEKQVAHALKAADSREPLNSRATTDDERIKKETANNEDVESNWESAEDDGKADYKVEVYNFPMKPFVSIQVRPLKQARSIRQDHFMVIAQLKKEFDQIDRSLVTASQTHIVYAQVATKKDNGGFRIIRQDSGDHKQVFRSSGERLFSVQLCSNVATKDNDVETVLGTGVHGSVFWTSLVKSRGDSFQDDDVEAHGFILPPVATVEENTSGSPVKTRAKMSARHPDYFAIARGKHIYIIAPDTARNSAYTDQNTRRVNSEKYFAEQTLKINTGKAGKDFCFSEDDTVIVSLDKNGRFKFWDIRDLTAQASVRSFEPRKHEPVELREPIIQHTAVTSGSKPDEKPSVSSIMFLDKEKPFNKGSALRYMLVGFKQNHILQLWDLGLGKAVQEIRLPHEKDSDGICSVTYHPKTGIVTVGHPTRNSIYFLHLSAPKYNLPTMEQARFMRMLSTNDQALPKPESTAIMSGLREFSFAKVGQLRSVDMLRTPVENASENGTEEETLFELYIMHSKGSVGISIKREDLGWDKQSKMMNPKEALKEGVIEVRELSIPKQSSSSGERTEADTTSRQLPKSTILAKPEPTKTPSPLNAVKQETARSPTPLSNGQQPRLLSPEPPTKPLPQIPAGNPPFITADSYSHAALRTKSPTGSKSSDEVQRNVIISPKAKGAVLATASNASTQASAPIAGAGDYQSLLTLQFDSLYQRIESDKRVQDAAAGAKQDALLRLVSSTLTENVDRSLSSIIATRIEKDVIPTLTEVTSKVVDRKIAESLPPQLNASVSAAMKANLSNTLQQALQDKEVHKAISDLTANQVAQRVQQQVSAMLQQQLPEMTTKAAQKMVGDLESKFTQHQRSFEAQRQQDNAKIEELSGIVRSLSTTLQGMAASQASFQEQILKLQRETGSGQAAAARSTSTSPTANQQTPAEPEDADILNMTQLLMDGKYEDATIQWISSDRQADIFDKLFVRVNPTYLSQLSPLVALTVSAAITSSFDSFVSERLDWLTRVLQQIDVRNEDIMDVAPKIMDVLTQRLQGAYMAISEARPSDPALRTISNLSRQVHEIRRVAQ from the exons ATGGCCGACCTCAGCGAGCTGTTCTCGCGCCTCAAACAGCAACAGAGCTCCGACGCACCAACTTCTTCGCAACCACCGCCGGCGGCATTGTGGGCACAACCAGCGTACGAGCCGCCGTCAGTGTCATCGCCGTTGGTCTCACCACCTACCCACACGCCGAATCCACATCACGCATCGAATATCATCAGTCCCATCAACCCGTCATCGAACGCCGGCACCCCGAATCAAGATCCCAATCGCACCAACAACTTGCTAAACCTTCTCAAGTTCCAAGGGCAGTCGgggcaacaacagcagccacAGCCACAATCAGGCGCAATGGCGGGCCTCACCAATGTGCAGTCGAATCGCCACACCTCGATACAAATCCCCGCGACGCAGCCTCGCGAAGGCGCATCCTCGCGCAATGCACGGCCATTGTCGGCAGCGGACGTCGTGGCTAACCTCCAACGCTCCTCCTCTAGTTCTGCCGTACCTCAGCGCAACCTGAGTGGGCTAGACGACGAGTTGAGGTCTAAGTCAAGTGGCAACCCTCAGGACTTGCTGCTGAATTTGCTCAAGGGCCCGAAGGCTCCAACGCCTGCACCAGTGGCGAGATCTGAGTCGCAGAACAGCAGGACGCTCAAACAGCAACCCGATATCGATGACTTGAGCAAGCAATTTGGACAAGCTTCAGTTGGCTCGACAGGCTCACAGGCGACACGCGAATCGACCGCTCGTCAGTTTGGCAGTCCCGCTGCTGGCAAAACCCCGTTTGAGGGTCCAGCTGCCAACAAGGCATCGATGTTCAACTACGTAAACCCATTCGACCAACTGCACACATCGTCGCCTCTGAACAGAAACCGCACACCGCAGCCCGCCGAGCAGGCGAACGTGCCCAAGAAGATCGAAATCCTGAAACATGATCGCAGCGCCTCCGCGCAGAATGTTGAGCAATCGCagccgaagtcgaagagtAGGAAGATCGACGATGATGCTTCCTCGGCATCGACTAAGAGCATTTCAAAGGAGAACGTGGAGAAACAGGTCGCACATGCTCTCAAGGCTGCTGACAGCCGTGAGCCACTCAATAGCAGGGCCACCACGGATGATGAGCGCATCAAGAAAGAGACTGCAAACAACGAAGACGTTGAGTCAAATTGGGAGAGTGCCGAGGATGATGGTAAGGCGGATTACAAGGTGGAAGTGTACAACTTCCCAATGAAGCCATTTGTCTCGATCCAAGTGCGCCCATTAAAACAGGCTCGCTCAATTCGGCAAGATCACTTCATGGTCATTGCGCAGCTTAAGAAGGAGTTCGATCAAATCGACCGCTCGCTCGTCACTGCTAGCCAGACACACATTGTCTACGCGCAAGTCGCCACGAAGAAGGACAACGGAGGGTTCCGAATCATTCGACAGGACTCTGGCGACCACAAGCAAGTTTTCAGGTCGAGCGGCGAGCGCCTCTTCAGCGTCCAGCTCTGCAGCAACGTTGCTACAAAAGACAACGATGTCGAGACTGTGCTTGGCACTGGAGTGCATGGTTCCGTCTTCTGGACATCCCTCGTTAAGTCCAGAGGAGATTCGTTCCAGGATGACGATGTAGAAGCTCATGGTTTCATTTTGCCTCCAGTAGCTACTGTGGAGGAGAACACGAGCGGCTCTCCGGTGAAGACTCGTGCCAAAATGAGCGCCCGTCATCCCGACTACTTTGCCATCGCACGCGGCAAACACATCTACATCATTGCACCAGACACGGCCAGGAACAGCGCATACACTGACCAGAACACGCGCCGTGTCAACAGTGAAAAGTACTTTGCTGAGCAGACCCTCAAAATCAACACTGGCAAAGCGGGCAAGGACTTTTGCTTCTCCGAAGATGACACAGTCATTGTCAGCCTTGATAAGAACGGGCGGTTCAAGTTTTGGGACATTCGTGATCTCACAGCACAAGCAAGTGTGCGCAGCTTCGAGCCTCGCAAGCACGAGCCTGTCGAGCTGCGCGAACCAATCATTCAGCACACTGCAGTCACATCGGGGAGCAAGCCCGACGAGAAGCCCTCAGTGTCTTCGATCATGTTTCTTGATAAGGAGAAGCCATTTAACAAAGGCTCTGCACTTCGTTACATGCTTGTCGGCTTCAAGCAAAACCATATCCTGCAGCTCTGGGATCTTGGTCTTGGCAAGGCGGTGCAAGAGATTCGTCTGCCCCATGAGAAGGACAGCGATGGTATTTGCAGCGTCACCTATCATCCCAAGACTGGTATAGTGACTGTTGGACACCCAACTCGCAACAGCATCTACTTCCTACACCTTAGTGCACCAAAGTACAACCTTCCGACCATGGAGCAGGCCAGATTCATGAGAATGCTGTCGACGAACGACCAAGCTCTACCAAAGCCTGAGAGCACTGCTATCATGAGTGGACTTAGGGAGTTCTCTTTTGCCAAGGTGGGCCAGCTCAGAAGCGTGGACATGCTGAGAACGCCGGTCGAAAATGCTAGCGAGAACGGGACGGAGGAGGAGACCCTCTTTGAGCTGTACATCATGCACTCGAAGGGCTCTGTCGGCATCAGCATCAAGCGCGAAGACCTGGGCTGGGATAAGCAGAGCAAGATGATGAACCCTAAGGAAGCCCTGAAGGAGGGTGTCATCGAAGTGCGCGAGCTCTCAATACCAAAACAGTCGTCCTCATCGGGAGAGCGCACTGAGGCGGACACCACTTCGAGGCAGTTGCCGAAGTCGACCATTCTCGCGAAGCCAGAACCAACCAAGACTCCATCGCCGCTAAATGCCGTGAAGCAAGAGACTGCCCGTTCGCCAACACCCCTCTCCAACGGACAGCAACCTCGTCTGCTCTCGCCGGAACCGCCTACCAAGCCATTGCCGCAGATTCCTGCTGGCAACCCGCCCTTCATCACTGCCGATTCTTACAGTCATGCCGCTTTGCGCACCAAGTCTCCAACTGGTAGCAAGTCGAGTGACGAGGTTCAGCGCAACGTGATCATCTCGCCAAAAGCAAAGGGAGCTGTTCTCGCTACCGCGTCTAACGCTTCCACTCAAGCAAGTGCCCCGATTGCAGGCGCGGGAGACTACCAGAGTCTGCTGACGCTCCAATTCGATTCTTTGTACCAGCGCATTGAGTCCGACAAGCGCGTACAGGATGCGGCTGCCGGTGCGAAGCAAGACGCTCTACTCCGCCTGGTATCGTCTACGCTCACTGAGAATGTGGACCGTAGCCTTAGCAGCATCATTGCCACCCGCATCGAAAAGGATGTGATTCCTACGCTGACTGAAGTGACCAGCAAGGTTGTGGATCGCAAAATCGCAGAATCGCTTCCACCGCAACTCAATGCCAGCGTGTCCGCAGCGATGAAGGCCAACCTTTCCAACACACTTCAGCAAGCCCTTCAGGACAAGGAAGTGCACAAGGCTATCTCGGATTTGACTGCCAACCAGGTCGCTCAGcgcgtgcagcagcaagtgTCAGCTatgcttcagcagcagctgccagaGATGACTACGAAGGCTGCGCAGAAAATGGTCGGCGATCTCGAGAGCAAGTTCACTCAACATCAGCGCTCCTTCGAGGCTCAACGCCAGCAAGACAACGCGAAGATCGAAGAACTGTCTGGCATCGTTCGCAGCTTGTCGACTACGCTGCAAGGCATGGCTGCCAGTCAGGCTTCCTTCCAGGAGCAGATTCTCAAGCTTCAGCGTGAGACAGGTTCCGGTcaagcggcggcagcgagaTCCACCTCTACTTCTCCCACAGCCAACCAGCAAACTCCTGCTGAGCCAGAGGATGCTGATATCCTCAACATGACTCAGCTGTTGATGGATGGCAAGTACGAGGATGCAACTATTCAG TGGATCTCATCGGACCGCCAAGCGGACATTTTCGACAAGTTGTTCGTTCGCGTGAACCCAACATACCTCTCCCAATTATCCCCACTGGTCGCTCTCACCGTCTCGGCAGCCATCACTTCAAGCTTTGACTCCTTCGTTTCTGAGCGTCTCGACTGGCTCACCCGAGTCCTGCAACAAATCGACGTTCGCAACGAGGATATCATGGACGTTGCACCAAAGATTATGGATGTGCTCACGCAGCGTCTGCAGGGCGCTTACATGGCCATTTCAGAGGCTAGACCATCGGACCCTGCTTTGAGAACCATCAGCAACCTCAGCCGCCAGGTTCACGAGATCCGACGTGTTGCTCAGTGA